One window of Phocoena phocoena chromosome 13, mPhoPho1.1, whole genome shotgun sequence genomic DNA carries:
- the CABP1 gene encoding calcium-binding protein 1 isoform X3: MGNCVKSPLRNLSRKDRSLRPEEIEELREAFREFDKDKDGYINCRDLGNCMRTMGYMPTEMELIELSQQINMNLGGHVDFDDFVELMGPKLLAETADMIGVKELRDAFREFDTNGDGEISTSELREAMRKLLGHQVGHRDIEEIIRDVDLNGDGRVDFEEFVRMMSR; the protein is encoded by the exons ATGGGCAACTGTGTCAAGTCTCCACTGAGAAATCTCTCAAGGAAG GACAGATCACTGCGGCCAGAGGAGATTGAAG AGCTCCGGGAGGCCTTCAGAGAGTTTGACAAAGACAAGGACGGCTACATCAACTGCCGGGACCTGGGCAACTGCATGCGCACCATGGGCTACATGCCTACCGAGATGGAGCTTATCGAGCTGTCTCAGCAGATCAACATGAACC tgggtggCCATGTGGATTTTGATGACTTTGTGGAGCTAATGGGACCTAAACTCCTGGCGGAGACGGCAGATATGATTGGAGTAAAGGAACTGCGAGATGCCTTCCGAGAG TTTGACACCAATGGTGATGGGGAGATAAGTACCAGTGAGTTACGAGAGGCCATGAGGAAACTCCTGGGTCATCAGGTGGGACACCGAGACATAGAAGAAATTATCCGAGATGTGGACCTCAATGGGGATGGACGAGTGGACTTTGAAG
- the CABP1 gene encoding calcium-binding protein 1 isoform X2, translated as MGNCVKSPLRNLSRKMRQEETSYTVVQTSEEGLAASSELPGPLLMLAQNCAVMHNLLGPACIFLRKGFAENRQPDRSLRPEEIEELREAFREFDKDKDGYINCRDLGNCMRTMGYMPTEMELIELSQQINMNLGGHVDFDDFVELMGPKLLAETADMIGVKELRDAFREFDTNGDGEISTSELREAMRKLLGHQVGHRDIEEIIRDVDLNGDGRVDFEEFVRMMSR; from the exons ATGGGCAACTGTGTCAAGTCTCCACTGAGAAATCTCTCAAGGAAG ATGCGTCAGGAGGAGACCAGCTATACGGTGGTGCAGACGAGTGAGGAGGGGCTGGCGGCCAGCAGCGAGCTCCCCGGACCGCTCCTGATGCTGGCCCAGAACTGCGCCGTCATGCACAACCTGCTGGGCCCAGCCTGCATTTTCCTGCGTAAGGGCTTCGCGGAGAACAGGCAGCCT GACAGATCACTGCGGCCAGAGGAGATTGAAG AGCTCCGGGAGGCCTTCAGAGAGTTTGACAAAGACAAGGACGGCTACATCAACTGCCGGGACCTGGGCAACTGCATGCGCACCATGGGCTACATGCCTACCGAGATGGAGCTTATCGAGCTGTCTCAGCAGATCAACATGAACC tgggtggCCATGTGGATTTTGATGACTTTGTGGAGCTAATGGGACCTAAACTCCTGGCGGAGACGGCAGATATGATTGGAGTAAAGGAACTGCGAGATGCCTTCCGAGAG TTTGACACCAATGGTGATGGGGAGATAAGTACCAGTGAGTTACGAGAGGCCATGAGGAAACTCCTGGGTCATCAGGTGGGACACCGAGACATAGAAGAAATTATCCGAGATGTGGACCTCAATGGGGATGGACGAGTGGACTTTGAAG
- the CABP1 gene encoding calcium-binding protein 1 isoform X1 translates to MGGGDGAAFKRPGDGARLQRVLGLGSRRAPRSLPAGGPAPRRTAPPPPGHASAGPAAMSSHIAKSESKTSLLKAAAASGGSRAPRHGPAREPVLSSRRLPGPCPGTPPPSGDPSSRRPLCRPAPREEGARGSRRGLPQAHCRPREAPPAAASRPSPPSPLPPARGRDGEERGLSPALGLRGSLRAPGRGDSAPAAASEADPFLHQLRPMLSSAFGQDRSLRPEEIEELREAFREFDKDKDGYINCRDLGNCMRTMGYMPTEMELIELSQQINMNLGGHVDFDDFVELMGPKLLAETADMIGVKELRDAFREFDTNGDGEISTSELREAMRKLLGHQVGHRDIEEIIRDVDLNGDGRVDFEEFVRMMSR, encoded by the exons ATGGGCGGCGGCGACGGGGCCGCATTTAAGCGGCCGGGGGACGGCGCCCGCCTCCAGCGCGTCCTCGGGCTCGGCTCCCGCCGGGCGCCCCGCTCTCTGCCCGCCGGGGGCCCAGCGCCGCGCCGCACCGCGCCGCCCCCGCCGGGCCATGCGAGCGCGGGCCCCGCCGCGATGAGCTCGCACATCGCTAAAAGCGAGTCCAAGACGTCGCTGCTGAAGGCGGCGGCGGCGAGCGGGGGCAGCCGGGCTCCCCGCCACGGCCCTGCCCGGGAGCCAGTGCTGTCCAGCCGCCGGCTGCCCGGCCCCTGCCCGGGCACGCCGCCGCCGTCCGGGGACCCCAGTTCGCGGAGGCCCCTGTGCCGGCCGGCGCCGCGAGAGGAGGGCGCGCGGGGGAGCCGGCGCGGGCTCCCCCAGGCGCACTGCAGGCCCCGGGAGGCGCCGCCGGCCGCGGCGTCCCGACCTTCGCCGCCGTCGCCGCTGCCGCCGGCCCGCGGGCGGGATGGGGAGGAACGGGGGCTGTCCCCGGCGCTCGGCCTCCGGGGCTCTCTGCGAGCCCCGGGTCGCGGGGACTCAGCTCCAGCCGCCGCGTCCGAGGCAGACCCGTTCCTCCACCAGCTGCGCCCCATGCTCAGCTCCGCCTTCGGCCAG GACAGATCACTGCGGCCAGAGGAGATTGAAG AGCTCCGGGAGGCCTTCAGAGAGTTTGACAAAGACAAGGACGGCTACATCAACTGCCGGGACCTGGGCAACTGCATGCGCACCATGGGCTACATGCCTACCGAGATGGAGCTTATCGAGCTGTCTCAGCAGATCAACATGAACC tgggtggCCATGTGGATTTTGATGACTTTGTGGAGCTAATGGGACCTAAACTCCTGGCGGAGACGGCAGATATGATTGGAGTAAAGGAACTGCGAGATGCCTTCCGAGAG TTTGACACCAATGGTGATGGGGAGATAAGTACCAGTGAGTTACGAGAGGCCATGAGGAAACTCCTGGGTCATCAGGTGGGACACCGAGACATAGAAGAAATTATCCGAGATGTGGACCTCAATGGGGATGGACGAGTGGACTTTGAAG